One Helianthus annuus cultivar XRQ/B chromosome 7, HanXRQr2.0-SUNRISE, whole genome shotgun sequence genomic region harbors:
- the LOC118480422 gene encoding uncharacterized protein LOC118480422, which produces MNTAGYQPKATQPSAGLKNVAFLASGGITPQASDLIYANASASASKAPQLVEKTITVDTQALKVSTENVALFNTFLSSYEALMSGELKKEMFTAEDMYQVDPDDMEEMDLKWQMAMITLRLKKFQDKTGKRLGLGKAGFDKSKLRCYNCKNLGHFKRDCPMLKEGNSEATPAAKQITAEENKSNASPSTPKALVVEDYDWSEEITEAKEQVNKALMAKISSESSAKHFEKQTTGIPTGNNDADQGLKGILPSVESGDKAEKDAEKGKDKVQATAMKADASKEKADKDLIPLSVKKMCAMMMETAEGQK; this is translated from the exons ATGAACACTGCTGGATATCAACCTAAAGCAACTCAACCTTCAGCAGGACTGAAGAATGTAGCGTTTCTCGCTTCAGGGGGCATTACTCCACAAGCTTCTGATCTAATTTATGCAAATGCTTCCGCAAGCGCATCTAAAGCCCCACAACTTGTTGAGAAAACGATCACTGTCGATACTCAAGCACTGAAAGTTTCAACCGAGAATGTGGCACTCTTCAACACTTTCCTAAGCAGCTATGAAGCCCTAATGTCTGGGGAATTGAAGAAGGAGATGTTTACTGCcgaagacatgtatcaggttgatccagatgatatggaagaaatggatctgaaatggcaaatggccatgatcactCTGAGATTGAAGAAGTTTCAAGACAAGACAGGCAAGCGATTAGGTCTTGGAAAAGCtggttttgacaagtctaagCTGAGGTGCTACAACTGTAAGAATCTTGGACACTTCAAGCGTGACTGTCCGATGTTGAAAGAGGGAAACAGTGAAGCTACTCCTGCTGCTAAACAGATCACTGCCGAAGAGAACAAAAGCAACGCTTCTCCCAGCACGCCAAAGGCTTTGGTTGTTGAAGACTATGACTGGAGCGAAGAGATCACTGAAGCTAAGGAACAAGTCAACAAAGCCCTGATGGCCAAAATCTCTAGTGAATCATCTGCAAAGCACTTTGAGAAGCAGACAACGGGAATCCCAACTGGAAACAATGATGCTGACCAGGGATTGAAAGGTATTCTGCCTTCAGTGGAGTCTGGTGATAAAGCTGAAAAAGATGCTGAGAAAGGAAAGGATAAAGTTCAAGCTACAGCCATGAAAGCAGATGCATCAAAAGAGAAGGCTgacaaagacttg ATTCCATTgagtgtaaagaagatgtgtgcgatgatGATGGAGACTGCGGAGGGTCAAAAATAG
- the LOC110892352 gene encoding extensin-2-like codes for MGSLRVLRHWPQLMYAFVLLATIVVADKPYGYNSPQSKGWKLPPVKHTLPKSKYVYKSPPPPPPVKHTWPHLPYLHKSPPPSYIYKSPPPPSPSPPPPYVYKSPPPPSPSPPPPYVYKSPPPPSPSPPPPYVYKSPPPPSPSPPPPYVYKSPPPPSLSPPPPYVYKSPPPPSPSPLPPYAYKSPPPPSPSPPPPYVYKSPPPPSPSPPPPYVYKSPPPPSPSPPPPYVYKSPPPPPPSPSPPPPYVYKSPPPPSPSPPPPYVYKSPPPPSPSPPPPYIYKSPPPPSPSSPPPYIYKSPPPPSPSPPPPYMYKSHPPPSPSPPPPYVYKSPHMPSPSLPHHPYYYKSPPPPSKSPPPPAYYYKSPPPPRHYSWDFKGKGLNMGSLRVLRHWPQLMYAFVLLATIVVADKPYGYNSPLSKGWKLPPVKHTLPKTYYVYKSPPPPVKHTWPHLPYLHKSPPPSYIYKSPPPPSHSPPPPYVYKSPPPPSPSPPPPYVYKSPPPPSPSPPPPYVYKPPPPPSPSPPPPYVYKSPPPPSPSPPPPYVYKSPPPPSPSQPPPYVYKSPPRPSPSPPPPYVYKSPPPPSPSPPPPYVYKSPPPPSPSPPPPYVYKSPPSPSPSPPPPYVYKSPPPPSSSPPPPYVYKSPPPPSPSPPPPYVYKSPPPPSPSPPPPSPSPYVYKSPPPPSPSPPPSYVYKSPPPPSPSPPPPYIYKSPPPPSPSPPPPYVYKSPPPPSPSPPPPYVYKSPPPPSPSPSPPPPYVYKSPPPPSPSPPPPYVYKSPPPPSPSPPPPYVYNSPPPPSPSPPPPYIYKSPPPPSRVPQHPYYYQSPHPRSKSPPPPAYYYKSPPPPRHY; via the exons ATGGGAAGCCTTAGGGTGTTGAGGCATTGGCCTCAACTTATGTACGCTTTTGTTTTATTAGCCACCATCGTTGTAGCCGATAAGCCTTATGGTTATAACTCTCCACAGTCTAAAGGCTGGAAATTGCCACCGGTGAAGCATACTTTGCCAAAGTCGAAATATGTTTACAagtctccaccaccaccaccaccggtaaAACACACATGGCCACATCTACCCTATCTTCACAAGTCTCCTCCGCCATCTTATATCTACAAGTCTCCACCTCCTCCATCACCATCCCCACCTCCTCCATACGTTTATAAGTCTCCACCCCCACCGTCGCCTTCCCCACCTCCTCCGTACGTCTACAAGTCTCCACCCCCACCGTCGCCTTCCCCACCTCCTCCGTACGTCTACAAGtctccaccaccaccgtcgccttCCCCACCTCCTCCATACGTTTACAAGTCTCCACCCCCACCATCACTATCCCCACCACCTCCATACGTTTACAAGTCTCCACCACCACCCTCACCTTCCCCACTGCCTCCATATGCTTACAAGTCTCCGCCTCCTCCATCACCATCTCCACCACCCCCTTATGTCTACAAGTCTCCACCTCCTCCGTCACCATCTCCACCCCCTCCATATGTGTATAAGTCTCCACCACCTCCATCACCATCTCCACCACCCCCGTATGTGTACAAgtctccacctccacctccaccatcaCCTTCCCCACCACCTCCATACGTTTACAAGTCTCCACCACCACCCTCACCTTCCCCACCGCCTCCATATGTTTACAAGTCTCCGCCTCCTCCATCACCATCTCCACCACCCCCTTATATTTACAAGTCTCCACCCCCTCCATCACCATCTTCACCACCTCCATATATCTACAAATCTCCACCTCCACCATCACCATCTCCACCACCTCCATATATGTATAAATCTCATCCCCCACCATCTCCATCCCCACCACCTCCATATGTGTACAAGTCTCCTCACATGCCATCTCCATCTCTTCCACATCATCCATATTACTACAAATCACCACCTCCACCATCAAAGTCACCCCCTCCTCCAGCTTACTACTACaagtcgccaccaccaccaagaCATTAT TCTTGGGATTTTAAAGGGAAAGGTCTTAATATGGGAAGCCTTAGGGTGTTGAGGCATTGGCCTCAACTTATGTATGCTTTTGTTTTATTAGCCACCATCGTTGTAGCCGATAAGCCTTATGGTTATAACTCTCCACTGTCTAAAGGCTGGAAATTGCCACCAGTGAAGCATACTTTGCCAAAGACGTATTATGTTTACAAGtctccaccaccaccagtaaAACACACATGGCCACATCTACCTTATCTTCACAAATCTCCTCCACCGTCATATATCTACAAGTCTCCACCTCCTCCATCACATTCACCACCACCCCCGTATGTATACAAGTCCCCACCCCCACCATCACCTTCCCCACCACCTCCATACGTATACAAGTCTCCACCACCCCCGTCACCTTCCCCACCACCTCCATATGTGTACAAGCCTCCACCACCCCCATCACCTTCCCCACCACCTCCATATGTTTATAAGTCTCCACCACCCCCGTCACCTTCCCCACCACCTCCATACGTTTACAAATCTCCACCACCTCCATCACCTTCCCAACCTCCTCCATATGTGTACAAGTCTCCACCACGCCCGTCACCTTCTCCCCCACCTCCATATGTGTACAAATCTCCACCGCCTCCGTCACCTTCCCCACCACCTCCATACGTGTACAAgtcacctccaccaccatcaccttctcCCCCACCTCCATATGTGTACAAGTCTCCACCGTCTCCGTCACCTTCCCCACCACCTCCATACGTGTACAAGTCACCTCCACCACCATCCTCTTCCCCACCTCCTCCATATGTGTACAAGTCACCTCCACCACCATCGCCTTCTCCCCCACCTCCATACGTTTATAAATCTCCACCTCCACCATCACCATCtccgccaccaccatcaccatcaccatatgtatacaagtctcctcccccaccatcaccatcaccacctcccTCATATGTGTACAAgtcacctccaccaccatcaccttccCCACCACCTCCATACATTTATAAGTCACCTCCACCGCCGTCACCATCTCCACCACCTCCATATGTGTACAAGTCACCTCCGCCACCATCACCATCTCCGCCACCTCCATATGTTTACAAGTCACCTCCACCACCATCTCCATCTCCTTCTCCCCCACCTCCATATGTGTACAAGTCACCTCCGCCACCATCACCTTCCCCACCGCCTCCATATGTATACAAGTCTCCACCTCCCCCCTCACCATCTCCTCCTCCTCCATATGTATACAATTCTCCTCCCCCACCATCACCATCCCCACCCCCGCCTTATATCTACAAGTCTCCTCCCCCACCATCTCGTGTACCACAGCATCCATACTACTACCAATCACCACATCCACGATCAAAGTCGCCCCCTCCTCCAGCTTATTACTATAAGTCTCCCCCACCACCAAGACATTATTAA